The Gammaproteobacteria bacterium nucleotide sequence GGCACCAGCTCGCCCGCGACCATGTCGGACCAGGACAACTCCTCCAGCTCCTCCATGCCGATGGTCAGGAGCGAGCCGCCGGACTCGGCGGACGGGCGGGTGGCCAGGTAGTTGGCGTACACCCGGCGGGCGGATGCGCGGATGCCGCGCGACATGGCCGAGACCGAGATCGTCGCCCTCGACACCACGCGGACATCGCGCTTGGCACGGAAGGGGTCGGAGATGGACTTGCCCGTGAACTGCGCCTCGTAGCCGGGGGTGCGCAGGAAGTCGCCGCGGGTGCGGATGTAGGACTCGACGTAGTGGGTGACCCGCACCCCGGTGAGGGTCCCTTCCCGGTCCATCCCCACCAGCACCTCGATGGGACCGTTGTAGCCGAGTTCCTCCGGCGGCACGTCGGATGTCAGGAAGGCATATCCGACGAGGGCGTCCTCGTCCGGGGCGTCGGCCGCGTAGCCGACGATCACCCGCGGGTCGCCGTCCCGCATCTCGAAGAAGGTCGCGCCCGGCAATACCTCTTCGACGAGGCTCTGGGGGAACGGGAAGTCGTCCGCGATTTGCTGGGCGAAGGCAGGAGCGGGCGTGAGGATGCACAGAACGGCCGCCGCCCTGAGCAGCCGCGCCACCGTCGTTCCCTCCGGCGCCTCAGGCATCCACGCGTGCGAGCCGGAGCGCGTTGCCCGTCACCAGCAGCGAGACGCCCACGTCGCCCACCAGGACTGCAGTGATCAGCGAGACCATCCCGAGCGGCACGCCCACCACCAGAACGAGCTTCACCAGCAGGGCGGTGGTGATGTTCTGGCGGATGACCGCGCGCGACTTGCGCGACAGCCGGAACAGGTAGGGCAGCCGGGTGAGGTCGTCGCCCATCAGCGCCACGTCCGCGCTGTCGATGGCGGCGTCGCTCCCGGCGGCGCCCATGGCGATGCCCACGGAGGCGGCCGCGAGCGAGGGCGCGTCGTTCACGCCGTCGCCCACCATCGCCACCCGGCCGTGCTCCCGCTCGAGCGCCTTGAGCGCCTCCACCTTCTCGTGCGGGAGCAGCCTGGCCATCACGTCGTCCACCCCGGTCTCCCCTGCAACCCGGCGGCCGGTCGCGGCGTCGTCACCGGTGAGCATCACGACGGGGCGGATTCCCATGCCGTGCAGCCGCCCCACCGCCTCCCGCGCCTGCTTGCGGGCCCGGTCCTCCAGCGAGATCCACCCCAGCGGCCCGTCCTCGTCCGCCACGACCACCACCGTGCGGCCGTCGCCGGCCATGCCCCCGGGTGCCTCGCCGATCCCCAGCACGGCCGGCTTGCCGACGAAGTGGCGCACGCCGTCCAGGCGGGCCTCGACACCCTCGCCCCGGCCGGCGGCGAAGTCGCGCACGGCGTAGTGGGTGTGGATGTCGCGCCTGGCCGCCTCCTCGTGGATCGCGCGCGCGATGGGATGCTCCGAGCGGGCCTCCACCGCGGCCGCGCGCGCCAGCACCGTGGCCGGTGGCGCCCCCCGGGTCGAGCGCACGTCGCGCACCTCCAGGTGGCCGACCGTGAGGGTGCCGGTCTTGTCCATCGCCATGGCCCGCACGCCGCTCATGGCCTCCAGGTAGACCCCGCCCTTGATCAGCACCCCGCGGCGCGCGGCGGCCGTGATGCCGCTCACTACCGCGACCGGGGTGGATATCACCAGCGCGCACGGGCACGCGATCACCAGCAGCGTGAGCCCCCGCACCAGCCAGGTGATAAAATCCGCGCCCGCGAGGGTCGGCACGGCCACCACCAGCACGGCCGCGACGGTGATCGCCGGCGTGTACCAGCGCGCGAACCGGGTCACCACCCGTTCCGTTTTCGCCTTCTCCGCCCCCGCCCGCTCCACCAGCTCCACGATGCGCGCGAGCGAGCTCGAGTCGGCCGGCTTCTCCGTGCGGATTTGCATGAAGCCATCGCGGGTGATGGTGCCGGCGAATACCGGGTCGCCCAGGTCCTTCTCCACCGGGAGCGACTCCCCGGTGAGCGGCGACTCGTCCACCGCCGACCCCCCTTCCACCACGCTGCCGTCGACCGGAATCCGCTCGCCGGGGCGCACCACCACCACGTCCCCGACCGCCACCTCCGACGCCCGCACCGTCTCCTCCACCCCACCGCGCAGCACCACGGCCGTCTTGGGTGCGAGGTCCATCAGTGACTCCATCGACGCCCGCGCGCGGTCCACCGCGTAGGTCTCCAGCAACTCGGCGGTCGAGAACAGGAAGGCGATGGCCGCGGCCTCCAGATACTCCCCGATCGCGACCGCCCCCAGGATCGCCACCGTCATCAGGAAGTTCATGTCCAGCGAGAGCTCGCGCGCCGCGCGCACCCCGTCCGGCATGAACCTCCATCCGCCCACCAGCGCCGAGGCGACGAACAGGAGCGAAGGAATCCGCACCTCGTTCAGCGGCAGCGTGAACAGCAGCGGCCCCACCCCGGCCAACTGGAGCGCGAGCCCGACCGCGAACAGCGCCGCCGACGCGTATGTGATGCGGGCATCCCGCGTCGCCCAGGTCGCGGCCGCGCGCTCCTCCCGCGCGCCGGTATCCGGCTCGGCAAGGTGCCCGAGTCGTCCGATCGCGCGCCGCACCTCCTCGGTCTCGACCCGGCCGGCATCGATCTCGACGGTCACGGTGCGGCCCACCAGGTTGGCTCCCACCCCGAGCACCCCGTCGACCCCGCGCAGCCCGTCCTCGATGCGGGTCACGCAGTGCGTGCAGTCCATGTCCCGGACCCGGAAGCGAACCGCGGTCGCGGTGCCTCCTCCGTCGCCGTCCACCATCACGCCGCCCGGCCCCACGACCATTCCCGCCCGGCTAGACCGCCGCCGCCACGGCCTCGCGGTCCACCGCCCCTCCCGCATAGGGCGATTCCAGCCGGTACTCCGGCCGCGCGTCGAGGAAAGCGGCCACCCGGCCCTCCCGGGTCACGGCCTCGGCGATGAAGTCCAGCGCCTCCCGCAGGCGCTCGTCGGTGGCCGCGCAGCTGAAGCGCAGGAACCCGGCCCCGGCATCGCCGAAGCACTCGCCGCCCAGGCAGGCGACCCCGAAGTCGTCGTCGGCTCCCTCCAGCAGGTACATCGCCAGGCCGTGGCTGGTGATGCCCAGCCGGTTGCACACCGGCGCCACTTTCGGGAAGACGTAGAACGTGGCGTGCGGATCCAGCGACGAGAATCCCTCGATGCCGTTGAGCCCGTCGGTGAGCAGCTCCACCTTGCGGCGGAAGCGGCGCATGGCCTCGTCGCGCTCGCCGGCGTCCCGCTCCAGCGCGGCCACACCCGCCAACTGAACGAAGGGCGGCGCGCACGACACGCTCGTGTTGATCATCTTGCCGATGGCCTCGACGGTCTCGGGCGCCGACACCGCGAACCCCAGCCGCCAGCCACCCATGCTGTACGACTTGCTGAAAGTATAGGCGGCCACCGAGCGCTCCATCATCCCGGGCTGCGCCAGCGGCGACACGTGCTTCCCCTTCCACACCATGTGGCAATAGGGCTCGTCGCTGAACACGGCGACACGCGTTCCCCGCACCAGGTCCGCGATCCCGCGAAAATCCTCCTCCGTGGCCACGCCCCCGGTGGGATTGTGGGGCGAGTTCAGGAAGATGGCCCTAGGCCGGGGATCCTCGGCGAGGAATCGCTCGACCGCGGCCAGGCTCGGGCGGAAGGCGTCCCCCTGGCGAAGCGGCGTGAACACCGGACGCCCCCCGCGCCTGAGGATGTTGGGAACGTACGTCGGAAAGTACGGGCTGAAGACCAGCACCCCGTCCCCCGGATCCACGAAGGCCTCGCAGAAATACTGCTCGAAGACCTTGGTGCCGGTGGCGATAACGACATTCTCGCGCCCCGCGGGCACGCCGAATTCATCGCGCATGTAGCGGGCCGCCGCGTCGCGCAGCTCCGGGAGCCCCAGCGAGGCGCAGTAGCGCGTGTGCCCCGCGGCGATGGCTTCCCTGCCGGCCTCGACCGCTGCGCTCGTGGTCGCAAACGGGCTGTCGCCGATCTCGAGCTCCACGACGTCCTTCCCCTCGGACTGAAGCCGCTTGGCGACCGCCAGCACGGTAAAGGCGGCCTCCGCCGTCAGCGACCGCGCGAACCCGCTCAGTTCCATAGCCACTCGTCAATTCTCCGGATGTCGTTGCGTCGGGAGCGAAACGGGCAGCGGCGTCATTCGCAGCCGTGCCCGGACCGGAATGATAGGCGACCCTCCCCACTAACCGGAAGGGTAGGCGCCGGTTGCGCTAGCCGCCAGACCGGGAAGTGCTACTCCCGCCGAGATGCAGCGGCAACTCATCGGCTAACGGTTTCGCCGCCCTCCGCAGGGTGTTGCCAATACGAAAATGCAACAAATTGTTGCCTTTTCGAAAATGCAACACTGTGCAGAGGGGTTGGGTGGCGATGAAGAGCCCTGCGCGCCTTACCCACGGCGCCCCGCCCGCCTTGCCCACATCCCACCGCATCTTCATCTTGCGATGCTCGCTCTGTTGCGCGAGGCGATGAACATCTGTTTGGAAGGGGGACGCGGAAGATGACAGGACAGGACCGTCAATCACGGACGTCGGCCACGCGCGCCTGGTGCTGGCTGGCCCTCATTTCGC carries:
- a CDS encoding cation-translocating P-type ATPase; this encodes MVVGPGGVMVDGDGGGTATAVRFRVRDMDCTHCVTRIEDGLRGVDGVLGVGANLVGRTVTVEIDAGRVETEEVRRAIGRLGHLAEPDTGAREERAAATWATRDARITYASAALFAVGLALQLAGVGPLLFTLPLNEVRIPSLLFVASALVGGWRFMPDGVRAARELSLDMNFLMTVAILGAVAIGEYLEAAAIAFLFSTAELLETYAVDRARASMESLMDLAPKTAVVLRGGVEETVRASEVAVGDVVVVRPGERIPVDGSVVEGGSAVDESPLTGESLPVEKDLGDPVFAGTITRDGFMQIRTEKPADSSSLARIVELVERAGAEKAKTERVVTRFARWYTPAITVAAVLVVAVPTLAGADFITWLVRGLTLLVIACPCALVISTPVAVVSGITAAARRGVLIKGGVYLEAMSGVRAMAMDKTGTLTVGHLEVRDVRSTRGAPPATVLARAAAVEARSEHPIARAIHEEAARRDIHTHYAVRDFAAGRGEGVEARLDGVRHFVGKPAVLGIGEAPGGMAGDGRTVVVVADEDGPLGWISLEDRARKQAREAVGRLHGMGIRPVVMLTGDDAATGRRVAGETGVDDVMARLLPHEKVEALKALEREHGRVAMVGDGVNDAPSLAAASVGIAMGAAGSDAAIDSADVALMGDDLTRLPYLFRLSRKSRAVIRQNITTALLVKLVLVVGVPLGMVSLITAVLVGDVGVSLLVTGNALRLARVDA
- a CDS encoding aminotransferase class I/II-fold pyridoxal phosphate-dependent enzyme, producing MELSGFARSLTAEAAFTVLAVAKRLQSEGKDVVELEIGDSPFATTSAAVEAGREAIAAGHTRYCASLGLPELRDAAARYMRDEFGVPAGRENVVIATGTKVFEQYFCEAFVDPGDGVLVFSPYFPTYVPNILRRGGRPVFTPLRQGDAFRPSLAAVERFLAEDPRPRAIFLNSPHNPTGGVATEEDFRGIADLVRGTRVAVFSDEPYCHMVWKGKHVSPLAQPGMMERSVAAYTFSKSYSMGGWRLGFAVSAPETVEAIGKMINTSVSCAPPFVQLAGVAALERDAGERDEAMRRFRRKVELLTDGLNGIEGFSSLDPHATFYVFPKVAPVCNRLGITSHGLAMYLLEGADDDFGVACLGGECFGDAGAGFLRFSCAATDERLREALDFIAEAVTREGRVAAFLDARPEYRLESPYAGGAVDREAVAAAV